Proteins from a single region of Oryza brachyantha chromosome 6, ObraRS2, whole genome shotgun sequence:
- the LOC102703499 gene encoding protease Do-like 9, with protein MDNEHASTSSTKGKRGRPGRQPKPPPAPSPAPAENGNHAPSSGQKRKRGRKPKQPAAAAASSDGHHPSSPLAAAVSASASASASDSPDPASLAAPRGRGRKSRRGRPEPPSDAAPHAPPSPPRRGAKKGAANSKAAEVPVVEPLRWEQVAKVMPSMDAVVKVFCVHTEPNFSLPWQRKRQYSSSSSGFIIGGRRVLTNAHSVEHYTQVKLKKRGSDTKYLATVLAIGTECDIAMLTVEDDEFWKGVSPVEFGSLPALQDAVTVVGYPIGGDTISVTSGVVSRIEILSYVHGSTELLGLQIDAAINSGNSGGPAFNDKGKCVGIAFQSLKHEDVENIGYVIPTPVINHFIQDYEKSGEYTGFPILAIEWQKMENPDLRKAMGMKSDQKGVRIRRVEPTAPEYEFLQSSDIVLSFDGVDIANDGTVPFRHGERIGFSYLVSQKYTGEKAHVKVLRNSKVLEFNIKLATHKRLIPAHIKGKPPSYYIVAGFVFMAVSVPYLRSEYGKEYEYDAPVKLLDKHLHAMAQSPDEQLVVVSQVLVADINIGYEEIVNIQVLAFNGKTIKNLKHLATMVEACSEEFLKFDMDYEQLVVLETKTAKAATQDILTTHCIPSAISEDLKT; from the exons ATGGACAACGAGcacgcctccacctcctccaccaagGGCAAGCGCGGCCGGCCTGGCCGGCAGCCGaaaccgccgcccgccccatcccccgcccccgccgaaAATGGGAACCACGCCCCCTCCTCGGGCCAAAAGCGCAAGCGCGGCCGCAAGCCGAAgcagccggccgccgccgccgcttcctccgACGGCCATCACCCATCCTCtcccctcgccgcggcggtctccgcctccgcctccgcctccgcctcagACTCGCCTGATCCCGCTTCCCTCGCCGCCcctcgcggccgcggccgcaaGTCTCGGCGGGGCCGTCCCGAGCCGCCGTCCGACGCCGCCCCCCACGCGCCTCCGTcacccccgcgccgcggcgcgaAGAAGGGGGCGGCCAACTCCAAGGCGGCGGAGGTCCCCGTGGTGGAGCCGTTGCGGTGGGAGCAGGTGGCAAAGGTGATGCCGTCGATGGATGCAGTGGTGAAGGTGTTCTGCGTGCACACGGAGCCGAACTTCTCGCTGCCATGGCAGCGCAAGCGGCAATATAGCTCCAGCAGTAGCGGATTCATCATTGGGGGGCGCAGGGTGCTTACCAACGCCCACTCCGTCGAGCATTACACCCAGGTCAAGCTTAAGAAGAGAGGATCCGATACCAAATATCTCGCCACCGTTCTCGCCATTGGAACTGAATGTGACATTG CAATGTTAACTGTAGAGGATGATGAATTCTGGAAAGGGGTTTCGCCTGTAGAGTTTGGATCTTTGCCTGCACTTCAAGATGCTGTGACCGTTGTTGGTTACCCAATTGGAGGAGACACTATCTCGGTCACAAGTGGTGTTGTATCTAGAATAGAGATACTTTCATATGTTCATGGTTCAACAGAGCTTTTAGGATTGCAG ATAGATGCAGCTATAAATTCAGGAAACTCTGGGGGCCCTGCTTTTAATGATAAGGGCAAGTGTGTGGGCATAGCTTTCCAATCTCTTAAACACGAAGATGTAGAAAATATAGGCTATGTCATACCCACCCCAGTAATTAATCACTTCATTCAAGACTATGAAAAGTCTGGGGAGTACACAG GTTTTCCTATACTTGCAATAGAATGGCAGAAAATGGAAAATCCTGATCTTCGGAAGGCAATGGGAATGAAATCTGACCAAAAGGGTGTCCGTATCAGAAGGGTTGAGCCAACTGCTCCAGAATATGAATTCTTGCAATCTTCTGATATTGTTCTAAGCTTTGATGGCGTTGACATTGCCAATGATGGTACAG TTCCTTTCAGACATGGGGAGCGTATTGGCTTCAGCTACCTTGTTTCGCAGAAGTACACTGGTGAGAAGGCCCATGTCAAAGTTCTGAGGAATTCAAAAGTTCTTGAATTTAACATTAAGTTGGCAACCCACAAAAGGCTCATTCCAGCTCATATAAAGGGCAAGCCACCATCATATTACATTGTTGCTGGCTTTGTTTTTATGGCTGTATCTGTTCCATATCTCAGATCCGAG TATGGAAAAGAGTATGAATATGATGCCCCTGTCAAGTTGCTGGACAAGCATTTACATGCAATGGCTCAATCCCCTGACGAGCAGCTTGTGGTGGTGTCACAG GTTCTTGTAGCAGACATCAACATTGGTTATGAAGAAATTGTCAATATTCAG GTTCTTGCCTTTAATggcaaaacaataaaaaatttaaagcaCTTGGCGACCATGGTGGAAGCTTGTAGTGAAGaattcttaaaatttgatatggaCTATGAGCAG CTGGTTGTTCTTGAGACGAAAACGGCAAAGGCTGCTACTCAGGATATTCTGACAACACATTGTATACCTTCCGCGATATCAGAAGATTTGAAAACTTGA
- the LOC102703785 gene encoding rac-like GTP-binding protein 4 isoform X2, with the protein MLRWSLALAAVRTVRETGCREEEACDSLSLSLSSLQSSPHQEGKKPLPLALWFSALFPLLCHCLECLLLRFLGSIRAAMASSASRFIKCVTVGDGAVGKTCMLICYTSNKFPTDYIPTVFDNFSANVVVDGTTVNLGLWDTAGQEDYNRLRPLSYRGADVFVLAFSLVSRASYENVMKKWLPELQHYAPGVPIVLVGTKLDLREDKHYLLDHPSLVPVTTAQGEELRKHIGATFYIECSSKTQQNVKNVFDAAIKVVIKPPTKQRDRKKKKARRGCSIFCKGVLSKRRLVCFK; encoded by the exons ATGCTGAGATGGTCTCTAGCACTAGCAGCAGTGAGAACGGTCAGAGAGACTGGGTGCAGAGAGGAGGAAGCATgtgactctctctctctctctctctctagcctCCAATCATCACCTCATCAAGAAGGCAAGAAGCCATTGCCATTGGCTCTCTGGTTCTCAGCTCTCTTCCCCTTGCTCTGTCACTGCTTGGAGTGCTTGCTGCTTCGTTTTCTTGGCTCGATTCGGGCGGCCATGGCGTCCAGCGCCTCCCGGTTCATCAAGTGCGTCACCGTGGGAGACGGCGCCGTCGGCAAGACCTGCATGCTCATCTGCTACACCAGCAACAAGTTCCCCACT GATTATATACCCACTGTTTTCGACAATTTCAGCGCCAACGTGGTGGTCGACGGAACCACCGTGAATTTGGGTCTCTGGGATACTGCAG GGCAGGAAGATTACAACAGATTGAGGCCACTGAGCTACCGCGGAGCCGATGTCTTTGTGCTTGCTTTCTCACTTGTGAGCCGAGCAAGCTATGAGAATGTCATGAAGAAG TGGTTACCAGAGCTTCAGCATTATGCACCCGGCGTGCCAATTGTGTTGGTTGGAACCAAATTGG ATCTTCGTGAAGATAAGCACTACTTACTTGACCATCCTAGCTTGGTGCCTGTGACTACAGCACAG GGGGAGGAACTTCGCAAGCACATTGGCGCGACATTTTACATCGAATGCAGCTCAAAAACTCAGCAG AATGTCAAAAATGTGTTTGATGCTGCCATCAAGGTAGTGATCAAGCCTCCAACGAAGCAGAGAgacaggaagaaaaagaaagcacGGCGAGGGTGTTCTATCTT TTGCAAGGGTGTCCTGTCTAAAAGAAGACTAGTATGCTTCAAGTGA
- the LOC102703785 gene encoding rac-like GTP-binding protein 4 isoform X1 — MLRWSLALAAVRTVRETGCREEEACDSLSLSLSSLQSSPHQEGKKPLPLALWFSALFPLLCHCLECLLLRFLGSIRAAMASSASRFIKCVTVGDGAVGKTCMLICYTSNKFPTDYIPTVFDNFSANVVVDGTTVNLGLWDTAGQEDYNRLRPLSYRGADVFVLAFSLVSRASYENVMKKWLPELQHYAPGVPIVLVGTKLDLREDKHYLLDHPSLVPVTTAQGEELRKHIGATFYIECSSKTQQNVKNVFDAAIKVVIKPPTKQRDRKKKKARRGCSIFSRPLRKEGDYATLHNRHELVMRKMAELRTYEQST, encoded by the exons ATGCTGAGATGGTCTCTAGCACTAGCAGCAGTGAGAACGGTCAGAGAGACTGGGTGCAGAGAGGAGGAAGCATgtgactctctctctctctctctctctagcctCCAATCATCACCTCATCAAGAAGGCAAGAAGCCATTGCCATTGGCTCTCTGGTTCTCAGCTCTCTTCCCCTTGCTCTGTCACTGCTTGGAGTGCTTGCTGCTTCGTTTTCTTGGCTCGATTCGGGCGGCCATGGCGTCCAGCGCCTCCCGGTTCATCAAGTGCGTCACCGTGGGAGACGGCGCCGTCGGCAAGACCTGCATGCTCATCTGCTACACCAGCAACAAGTTCCCCACT GATTATATACCCACTGTTTTCGACAATTTCAGCGCCAACGTGGTGGTCGACGGAACCACCGTGAATTTGGGTCTCTGGGATACTGCAG GGCAGGAAGATTACAACAGATTGAGGCCACTGAGCTACCGCGGAGCCGATGTCTTTGTGCTTGCTTTCTCACTTGTGAGCCGAGCAAGCTATGAGAATGTCATGAAGAAG TGGTTACCAGAGCTTCAGCATTATGCACCCGGCGTGCCAATTGTGTTGGTTGGAACCAAATTGG ATCTTCGTGAAGATAAGCACTACTTACTTGACCATCCTAGCTTGGTGCCTGTGACTACAGCACAG GGGGAGGAACTTCGCAAGCACATTGGCGCGACATTTTACATCGAATGCAGCTCAAAAACTCAGCAG AATGTCAAAAATGTGTTTGATGCTGCCATCAAGGTAGTGATCAAGCCTCCAACGAAGCAGAGAgacaggaagaaaaagaaagcacGGCGAGGGTGTTCTATCTT CTCAAGGCCATTGCGAAAGGAAGGAGACTATGCAACACTACATAACCGGCATGAGTTGGTGATGAGGAAGATGGCTGAAC